CTTCCAACCGACCGTGACCCGCGATGCCCGCATTCGGGCTCTtcacgcgaccttcaccagatcattgGTCCACCGAATGGGAAGCAAATTCACATTAAATCTTCTAATGTGTAGTCGCCACTCGAAAACGTTTCtgttcagtaagtaaccatccGTATCAtgaaaattgtgttaaattaaattatcccTTGGGCAAAACGCCTTGTCACATCCTTTGATGTTTTTTAGATCTACATTAATATTAGCTATTGCCATGTTATCAATATCAACATTACCCAATAACATCCCAGCATATCGATATTTATGACGTGTCGATAAAAAATCCGAACATATTATCGATATTTATCGAGTGTCGATAAATTAGTGACAGGACGGCAGCAGGCTCTATCAATCTCGTAGCCCCCGGAATCCTTATCGCCGACACAAGCACACGCATCCCAAATTGTTATTAGCCTTTTTACACGTTTTATTATAACCGTTTCAGGGTTCTGTATTTTTCTACTGAagcaaaatgtaatttttaaagtaccaaaaacaaagaaaaataaaaataactattatttAAAGAGTTTTCCCGAACAatatttacgagtaggtactaatAAAACACGACGTTCCTTtaaggggccgttcaagtattacgtaagcagatttcttaccattttttaccccccccgccccccttgtcatcaaaagtaagcaaagcacttaccccctccccctatgcttacgtaaacatttttagttataaatgtttttttatattgtcatttttaaaataggaaaattcatgaaaatattcgGTTTAACTGATACACATAGAGTAagggacaaaaaaatataatcagaaataaagaacgtaacaaacataattgcatcaattatgcatcaacataaacacaaatgataactttcaatgcttacaatacgtttagtatccaaacaaaacacgcgcgcggGACACCGACCTCGCGTATAATATGCGGACTACGACTCTCAAATTTCAATGGGCAGTGCAACGAGAGTTAATTATTAGACAAGTGAATAGCGCACGGTAATTTCCCTAATGTGCGGTAATTTCCCTAATCAGTTCTCAAAGCGAGTGCCTACGCGTATGTATTATTTGCGGGAatccccgaaaaaacgtaaataactaACGATGACGTAATCATCATCTAGACCCCCTACCCCCTATGTcatccaaaataagcaaaacggagacccccccacccccccttggtgcttacgtaatacttgaacggcccctaagtttaaaaaacatttctttttcgTAGCAAATGCGCAAATCATTGCGTATGTTATTATTGATTAAGAAATCACTAATTTACCTGCATTATCTTAGCTTTATCCTCATTAATTGTATAGTGTACTGAACCTTCTCCGTTGAAACCCAACGGAACACATCCatatattttatatgtacacAAAAACGTGCCCCACACGTCACGTCTCGTAATAAATTCTAAGAAAGGATCCTTGGGTcacaatttatttgattttctCATAAATTACATACCTACCCGTCTTTTTATACTactgcaaattgattaataaaaaaaggcTATGCATATTAACCTTTTTACTCATATTTAGGTATCCTTTTGTTTATGaccaagaaaaacaaaaaactgaATGTCATAGATTTTTGACAGTTAAGTAAGtgataaaatactaaaatttgCCTACTGAATGCAATAAATTAAAGCacggaaagaaagaaagaaaagacaATGACGTGGTGCTTTCATGTAGGATTGAATCTTCCTAAAGGACAATGTAAGATATTTGTTAATACTTTAAATAATGTAAATCTCATCAATCTCTATAATACGCGGGTGAAACAGAAAAACCAAAAAATCTCGATGGCCGGCGTCGACAGTGTTATTTACTTACCTATCTACCTAGAACACTTTTAAACCCAAAGTTTAACTTTCCTAAAAGAACACATTATTCTGGTCTTTGAAATTAATGATTTTGGTCTCAATGTTGGTCCACCGAGTTGGTTAAAAGTGAAGATATCGGCTGGTATACAAAATCTGAGGGAAAAGAGCTGAAGCAACTCCTTAAAAGTACATCTATTTATGAGTAGTGGCAAATACTCTAATACTTATTTAGACTAGCTGTGCTTGCAACTTACGcgtaaaaatagttttgaaaGTCGTCTCATTTACGTGCTAAGTATCATGCTCTCATATGTAAGTATAATTTGATACTTTCCCTTTGCCGGCAGTGCGCTTCGTAGACCAGTGGCCCCTCATGAACCCCAGCGAGCCGCTCTTCATCCTGGCCTCGTACCTCGCCTTTGTCCTGAAGGTCGGGCCCGCCTTAATGGAGGGCCGCCCTCCGGTCCAGATAAAGGGCTTCCTCATATTTTACAACGTGATCAAAGTTATCAATTCCGCCGTTTTAGCGTATAAGGTAAGATAGAGTCAAGGTTACTAGCAATCGGGAAAggattttatttatagaaataaaacatATTACCTGGAATCTAGTAAGGGACAGTCTTGGTTGTTTTCCCGACTGTAAATAAGTTTTAAGCTAACTCTTGCGCGTGTCAGAAAAGACTAGTTTATCTAAAAACTTTAGGCTTAGGTACCTAACATTTCCAGTCTGATATGGGTTTGACTGCTAGTAACATCTATCAAGATTCAAGACATAGAAAGCTGAAATATTTGGTTTTGTATATTATCAAACAATACTTAGAAGTATCTcttgatttatattttctaaaacTACTCGAAACAGTCGCGTAAAATTATGTAGTCGATCagaaagtaaaataatatttattgttttaaattatctaAAACTACTTGAAACAGTCACGTAAAATTATGTAGTCGATcagaaagtaaaataatttttattacgcTCTCATACTCTCTCATGTCAATGTTGAAGTGGAAATGAATATTAACTTCCACTGATATTCTACCTTTATATCGCGTTTAAATGCAATTCTAATTTGTAAGCAACACTGGACTGGATAGCTCAACGCTCGCTAATTGGAAACTCATTATAGAGGCATCAAATGCATGCGCTCATAACTGTAGCCTACAGCAATCATTGTTAAACATGTTCAAAACAAGAAGATAATTTTCAGAACATGTTTATATTGAAAGTTTTCCTGTAAACCTTTCACTTAACTTTTTAATCTTAATTTCTGATCTAGCTTATAATCCTAACATACCGCCCCGTTGTTTGATCACACGCTAATTGGATGCAACGCTTACAGCTTAGATATTGAATAACACAGTCTTTATGCTTCCCTTTATTAATGTCAGTATTTGCACACGATGATACCCTTGTGAATCGTACAAAAACCACAGTTTTGAAATGGCACTGAATCTCTACATTGAATACCCAATGGGTAGATTTATATAAACTCGGATTTAAAAGAATGGTTGGCTGTCGACAAAAAATGTTCCCTGATTCGTGATTTAAGCTCAATGAATGGGCCATTTATTACGTTGATTAAAGTCTTAAATCATGATTGCAATTGGAATCATATTGAGCCTTTGACAAATTAATTCTGAGAGTCAATCACAACATTTATTGCGTAGCAAAATAACCATTAAGcatctaataatatttttctcctTTTCAGTTCTTTTCTTACATTGTCGATAAGGGTCTATTTCCCAGAAAATGTGAACATGATGAAGTAACATTATACGTAAGTGTATTGTGAGCAATTTACGTGGGTGTTTAATAAGATTATGAGATTTggcataacatttttatttgtatcttaatattattatcggAGTTTGATTTCGATTCCATGAATTAGATGATGGAAATGACAGTTATTGACCTTTAGAATTTTTGGATAAAATAGCACgaagtaataatattaatagagGTCACAAATCTGGGGTCAGACTTTGAGCTTCTGACATGGCTCAGATTGCCAGACTAACGTGAGGTAGCCCCCAAAGACCATCAATTAAATTTAAACTTCAAGCAATATCGTATCACAAAGCGATTCATCAATTTGTCCCACCTGGGAATCGAATCTCCGGATCGAGACAGTACTACTCTATCCACTCCAAAGATGCATTCATATTTTATTGCAGACAATCGCCGCTCTCTACTGGAAGTACATGGCCACAAAGATCCTAGATCTGTTCGACACGATATTCTTCGTCATCCGCAAGAAGTACAACCAGGTGACGTTTCTCCACGTGTACCACCATTCGTTCATGGTGGTGATCACGTGGGTGTGTCTCAAATACGACCCGTCGGACCACTGGGCCTTCATGGCGGTCATGAACTGTCTGATACATACGGTCATGTACACGTACTATGGAGTGGCAGCCCTGGGACCACGGTACGCAAGGTACTTGTGGTGGAAGAAGTACTTGACTATGATGCAGTTGGTAAGTGCGTTATCTTTGTTTTCGTCAAAGACATCAAAGTATTTACGCTATGTACTGTATATTGCATAAAGTACGAGTATGATGATTACGAATGACTAGGCCATTATCTAATTTCAGCGAACATTTGTGCTATTATTGACCGTAAAAGACCCAAGTGCACGCCTCGCtattcaaatatatttatttttaatttaagtttta
This genomic stretch from Ostrinia nubilalis chromosome 14, ilOstNubi1.1, whole genome shotgun sequence harbors:
- the LOC135077825 gene encoding very long chain fatty acid elongase 4-like; its protein translation is MTWCFHVGLNLPKGQLRFVDQWPLMNPSEPLFILASYLAFVLKVGPALMEGRPPVQIKGFLIFYNVIKVINSAVLAYKFFSYIVDKGLFPRKCEHDEVTLYTIAALYWKYMATKILDLFDTIFFVIRKKYNQVTFLHVYHHSFMVVITWVCLKYDPSDHWAFMAVMNCLIHTVMYTYYGVAALGPRYARYLWWKKYLTMMQLIQFMLVIGHVVIQTYTSECPMHASSYWIGLSNLALFICLFTDFYKKRYRAKGNMPIGLACTKQVTE